Proteins from one Oscillatoria nigro-viridis PCC 7112 genomic window:
- a CDS encoding carbohydrate ABC transporter permease — protein sequence MDNKASHEARTYHHIPTMNNLKTKKSNSPNRTPSRWSTLWTYSIMSAIALLMLFPLLWLLSTSLKSPNENIFQFPPQLWPQQPTLENFIKVWQTNPFGRYLFNSTLIAGLTVSINVLFCSLAAYPLARLKFRGREAILITIVSTIMIPFQIVMIPLYVLTVQLGLKNSYLGVIFPGLASAFGIFLLRQAFLAVPKELEEAARIDGCSELGIWWHVMIPAIKPALVTLGIFVFIGSWSDFLWPLLVLDRPEYYTLPLGVANLAGTFSLDWRLVAAGSIISIVPVLGLFLLLQKYIVPTETAAGVKG from the coding sequence ATGGACAACAAGGCTTCTCACGAAGCAAGGACTTATCATCATATCCCAACAATGAACAATCTCAAAACTAAAAAATCAAATTCCCCAAACCGCACTCCCTCGCGGTGGAGCACCCTGTGGACGTACAGCATCATGAGCGCGATCGCGCTTTTAATGCTGTTTCCCTTGCTGTGGCTGCTCAGTACCTCCCTCAAATCCCCCAACGAAAACATCTTTCAATTTCCCCCGCAACTGTGGCCGCAACAGCCAACCCTCGAAAACTTCATCAAAGTTTGGCAAACCAACCCCTTCGGCCGCTACCTTTTCAACAGCACCCTAATTGCCGGCCTCACAGTTAGCATCAACGTCCTCTTTTGTTCCCTCGCCGCTTACCCGTTAGCCAGACTCAAATTTCGCGGCCGCGAAGCCATCTTAATCACGATCGTTTCCACAATCATGATTCCCTTCCAAATAGTCATGATTCCCCTGTACGTATTGACAGTACAACTAGGACTAAAAAATAGTTACCTAGGCGTAATCTTTCCCGGACTAGCCTCAGCCTTCGGCATATTTTTATTACGACAAGCCTTCCTAGCAGTTCCCAAAGAACTCGAAGAAGCCGCCCGCATCGACGGTTGCAGCGAATTAGGTATTTGGTGGCACGTCATGATTCCGGCAATTAAGCCAGCTTTAGTCACCCTAGGAATTTTTGTATTTATCGGTTCTTGGAGCGACTTTCTGTGGCCGCTGCTAGTTTTAGACAGGCCGGAATATTACACGTTACCTTTAGGGGTAGCCAATTTAGCCGGGACATTTTCTTTAGATTGGCGTTTAGTTGCGGCGGGTTCTATTATTTCTATTGTTCCCGTTTTGGGACTCTTTTTGCTCTTGCAAAAATACATTGTGCCTACAGAAACTGCTGCGGGAGTCAAAGGATAG
- the nirD gene encoding nitrite reductase small subunit NirD, whose translation MVQSLSVSDTVTTWVDVCSLDAIAPYTGVCALVKGEQVAIFRVGNGDEVYALSNYDPFSKAFVLSRGIVGDRNGTLKVASPIYKQNFSLTTGQCLDDETVKIPTFAVRVAADRVQVAVS comes from the coding sequence ATGGTTCAATCATTATCGGTTTCCGATACAGTAACAACTTGGGTAGATGTGTGTTCTCTCGATGCGATCGCCCCTTATACTGGAGTTTGCGCTTTAGTTAAAGGCGAACAAGTGGCGATTTTCCGAGTGGGCAACGGGGATGAAGTTTATGCGCTTAGCAATTACGACCCGTTTAGCAAAGCTTTTGTTTTGTCGCGGGGAATTGTGGGCGATCGCAACGGCACTCTCAAAGTTGCTTCTCCCATTTACAAGCAAAACTTTAGTCTCACTACCGGGCAATGTCTGGATGATGAAACGGTAAAGATTCCTACTTTTGCGGTTCGGGTTGCAGCCGATCGCGTCCAAGTAGCTGTTAGCTAG
- a CDS encoding RNA-guided endonuclease InsQ/TnpB family protein — protein MLVFELKAYGKKQQFEAVDEAIRTVQFIRNKALRFWMENEKVNKYDLNKYSAILAKEFPFGDDLNSMARQSSSERAWSAISRFYDNCKKKVPGKKGFPQFQKDNRSVEYKTTGWRLADDRKSITFTDKKGIGKLKLKGTRDLHFYQRSQIKQVRLVRRADGYYVQFCIQVDRSEKIEITGNAIGLDVGLKEFYTNSNGIAVDNPRFLRKGERRLKKAQKRVSKRVKGSQNRKKARAILGKRHLKISRQRKDFAVKLARCVIQSNDCVVYEDLRIKNMVKNHCLAKSINDASWYMFRIWLEYFGKVFGRITIAVPANGTSQECSSCGTIVKKSLSTRTHACRCGCVLDRDWNAAKNILSRGLSTAGHVGTWILDPNACGELTATDVEVILHRQVDSANQESPRL, from the coding sequence ATGCTAGTTTTCGAGTTGAAAGCATACGGTAAAAAGCAGCAATTTGAAGCTGTAGACGAAGCAATTAGAACGGTGCAGTTCATCCGCAACAAAGCATTGCGCTTTTGGATGGAAAACGAAAAAGTCAACAAATACGACTTGAATAAATACAGCGCCATTCTAGCGAAGGAATTCCCGTTTGGCGACGACTTAAACAGCATGGCCAGACAATCGAGTTCAGAAAGAGCGTGGTCGGCGATTTCACGATTTTACGACAACTGCAAAAAGAAAGTCCCAGGAAAAAAAGGGTTTCCGCAATTCCAGAAAGACAACCGCTCGGTAGAGTACAAAACTACGGGCTGGCGTCTGGCAGACGACCGGAAATCAATCACTTTTACCGATAAAAAAGGAATCGGCAAACTTAAATTAAAAGGAACCCGCGACTTGCATTTCTACCAGCGCAGTCAAATCAAACAAGTACGCTTGGTAAGGCGAGCAGACGGATATTATGTCCAGTTTTGCATTCAAGTTGACCGTTCTGAAAAGATTGAAATCACGGGTAACGCCATCGGGTTAGATGTAGGACTTAAAGAGTTTTACACTAACTCAAATGGTATTGCAGTTGATAACCCGCGTTTCCTCCGCAAGGGAGAACGCAGGTTGAAGAAAGCCCAAAAACGAGTTTCAAAACGAGTCAAGGGTTCGCAAAACAGAAAAAAAGCTAGAGCGATTCTAGGGAAGCGCCACCTCAAAATCAGCAGACAGCGTAAAGATTTTGCCGTGAAGTTGGCAAGATGCGTCATCCAGTCTAACGACTGTGTAGTCTACGAAGATTTGAGGATTAAAAATATGGTGAAGAATCACTGTCTGGCAAAATCGATTAACGACGCTTCTTGGTATATGTTCCGAATTTGGCTGGAATATTTTGGCAAAGTATTCGGAAGAATTACGATTGCCGTACCAGCTAACGGAACAAGTCAAGAATGCTCTAGTTGCGGAACAATTGTTAAGAAAAGTCTCTCAACGCGAACCCACGCTTGTCGGTGTGGATGCGTATTAGATCGTGACTGGAACGCAGCTAAAAATATCCTGAGTCGGGGATTGAGTACGGCGGGGCACGTCGGAACTTGGATCTTAGATCCGAACGCTTGTGGAGAATTGACCGCTACCGATGTTGAAGTAATTCTGCATCGGCAAGTCGATTCTGCGAATCAAGAATCTCCTCGGCTTTAG
- the nirB gene encoding nitrite reductase large subunit NirB, whose product MTAKKNLIVIGNGMVGHKFLELMVSSDAAKNWNLITFCEEPRVAYDRVNLSGFFSGKTAGDLSLVAPGFYHENGIQIHIGDKAVAINREHKIVSSANGLEVPYDKIVLATGSYPFVPSIKGKDATGTFVYRTIDDLEAMSDYAKNCKIGVVIGGGLLGLECANALQNMGLKTHVVEFASRLMPVQVDEIGGAILRSKIEDLGVSVHTSKSTTEIVSEDGKVTKMLFADGSELATDMIVFSAGIRPRDEIARSCGIEVGERGGIVINDSCQTSDPDIYAIGECALYQNRIYGLVAPGYTMASVAADILSSAADDGQDARPTSTFTGADMSTKLKLLGVDVASFGDPFPKSADAKEIVVTDTFQGIYKKLVLNQDGSRILGGILVGDASAYGTLLQFMQNEIALPPHPEDLLMPPREGGVAAGFGVDSLPDSAQICSCNNVTKGQICEAIRDYNLTDVASVKKCTQAGTGCGGCVPLVTDIFKSEMKKAGFAVKNNLCEHFEYSRQELYHLVRSQEIKTFEELIERHGKGKGCEICKPAVGSMLASTWNDHILEKSHVGLQDTNDYFLANIQRDGTYSVVPRIPGGEITPDKLIVLGEVARYFGLYTKITGGQRIDLFGARVDQLPHIWRRLIDAGFESGHAYGKALRTVKSCVGSTWCRFGVQDSTSLAIEVELRYRGLRSPHKLKSAVSGCTRECAEAQSKDFGIIATENGWNLYVCGNGGIKPQHAVLLATDIDKETLIKYIDRFLVFYIRTADRLERTATWLNKLEGGIEYLKQVIIEDSLGICAELEAQMEHLVNTYQCEWKTTIEDPQKVQRFQHFVNSDLPDPSIVRVAERGQTRPANEHEKALAGVAE is encoded by the coding sequence ATGACAGCCAAAAAAAACCTGATTGTAATTGGCAATGGCATGGTAGGTCACAAGTTCCTAGAGTTAATGGTCAGCTCGGATGCTGCCAAAAACTGGAATTTAATTACTTTTTGTGAAGAACCGCGCGTTGCTTACGATCGCGTAAACCTCAGCGGATTTTTCTCTGGCAAAACAGCGGGAGATTTATCTTTAGTTGCACCGGGATTTTATCACGAAAACGGCATCCAAATTCATATAGGCGACAAAGCAGTCGCCATTAATCGGGAACACAAAATAGTCTCTTCAGCCAACGGTTTAGAAGTTCCCTACGACAAAATAGTTCTGGCCACTGGTTCCTATCCATTTGTGCCATCAATTAAAGGCAAAGACGCTACAGGAACTTTTGTTTACCGAACAATTGACGACCTGGAAGCAATGTCAGATTACGCTAAAAATTGCAAAATTGGTGTAGTAATTGGCGGCGGTTTGTTAGGTCTAGAATGTGCCAATGCTCTGCAAAATATGGGTCTAAAAACTCACGTTGTTGAGTTTGCATCGCGGCTGATGCCCGTGCAAGTTGACGAGATTGGCGGGGCAATTCTCCGCAGCAAAATAGAAGATTTGGGCGTTTCGGTTCATACCAGCAAATCTACCACAGAAATTGTCAGCGAAGATGGCAAAGTTACTAAAATGCTGTTTGCTGACGGTTCGGAATTGGCAACAGATATGATAGTGTTTTCTGCTGGCATTCGCCCCCGCGACGAAATTGCCAGAAGTTGCGGTATAGAAGTAGGAGAACGCGGTGGCATTGTGATTAATGATAGCTGCCAAACCTCCGATCCTGACATTTATGCGATCGGAGAATGCGCGCTGTATCAAAATCGCATCTACGGCTTAGTTGCACCTGGATATACAATGGCAAGCGTAGCTGCAGATATTTTGAGCAGTGCAGCGGATGACGGGCAAGATGCCCGTCCCACAAGCACTTTTACAGGTGCGGATATGTCCACTAAACTTAAATTATTGGGGGTGGATGTCGCTAGTTTTGGAGATCCTTTTCCCAAGTCAGCCGATGCTAAAGAAATTGTTGTCACTGACACCTTCCAAGGCATTTACAAAAAATTAGTTTTAAATCAAGACGGCAGCCGAATTTTAGGTGGAATTCTCGTAGGAGATGCTTCGGCTTACGGCACTTTGCTACAATTCATGCAAAATGAAATTGCTCTGCCGCCGCATCCCGAAGATTTGTTAATGCCACCGCGAGAAGGGGGAGTAGCGGCGGGTTTTGGAGTAGACAGTTTGCCGGATTCGGCTCAAATTTGTTCTTGCAATAATGTTACCAAAGGGCAGATTTGTGAAGCGATTCGCGATTATAATTTAACCGATGTTGCCAGCGTCAAGAAATGCACTCAAGCTGGGACGGGCTGCGGCGGGTGCGTGCCTTTAGTGACGGATATCTTCAAGTCGGAGATGAAGAAAGCTGGGTTCGCAGTCAAAAATAATCTCTGCGAACATTTTGAATATTCTCGTCAAGAATTGTACCATTTAGTGCGCTCTCAAGAGATTAAAACCTTTGAGGAGTTGATTGAAAGACATGGCAAAGGTAAGGGTTGCGAAATTTGCAAGCCTGCTGTTGGTTCGATGTTGGCTTCTACTTGGAATGACCATATTTTAGAGAAGTCTCACGTCGGTTTGCAAGATACGAACGATTACTTTTTGGCAAACATTCAGCGGGATGGTACTTATTCGGTGGTGCCGCGAATCCCGGGGGGAGAAATTACTCCCGATAAGTTGATTGTTTTGGGTGAAGTTGCCAGGTATTTTGGGCTTTATACTAAGATTACTGGCGGGCAACGGATTGATTTGTTTGGAGCTCGCGTGGATCAATTGCCGCATATTTGGCGTCGGTTGATTGATGCGGGATTTGAGTCGGGACACGCTTACGGTAAGGCTCTGCGTACTGTAAAATCTTGTGTTGGTAGCACTTGGTGCCGCTTTGGGGTGCAGGATTCAACGAGTTTGGCGATCGAGGTTGAATTGCGGTATCGCGGTTTGCGATCGCCCCACAAGCTCAAATCTGCTGTCTCTGGCTGCACTCGCGAATGCGCGGAAGCTCAAAGCAAGGATTTTGGGATAATTGCGACAGAGAATGGTTGGAATTTGTACGTGTGCGGCAACGGGGGAATTAAGCCGCAGCACGCGGTTTTGCTGGCGACGGATATCGATAAGGAAACGCTGATTAAGTATATCGATCGATTCTTGGTTTTCTACATCCGCACGGCCGACAGATTGGAACGCACTGCTACTTGGTTGAACAAACTTGAGGGCGGGATTGAATACTTGAAACAGGTAATAATTGAGGATTCTCTGGGCATTTGTGCTGAATTAGAAGCGCAGATGGAACATTTAGTGAATACTTATCAATGTGAGTGGAAAACGACGATTGAAGACCCACAAAAGGTGCAGCGGTTCCAGCATTTTGTGAATTCCGATTTGCCAGATCCGAGTATTGTTCGTGTTGCGGAACGGGGACAAACGCGGCCGGCTAACGAACATGAAAAGGCTCTGGCTGGAGTTGCGGAATAA
- a CDS encoding PEP-CTERM sorting domain-containing protein translates to MAVIASVLVGLSYGVPAEAALLVLSQSAEVNLNSNSVHFQIEFNRAPDFFKTDEYGRQADSFQYYVDADGGFPIFRGTDSYYSNLESIIRGDEIHLGGDVRIRNAWPPDPDKSVGWGGWGSTRGSVPYTLSGNALSLLVPLQLIGDSDGKFSYRLEWYEYGAMDGYTDAETVPEPVTVFGSFMALGGLAAFQRKNKQLKGLRSRFR, encoded by the coding sequence ATGGCAGTAATAGCCAGCGTGCTTGTCGGCCTGAGCTATGGGGTTCCAGCAGAGGCTGCACTCCTGGTACTTTCGCAATCAGCCGAAGTCAATTTAAACAGTAACTCGGTGCACTTTCAAATAGAATTCAATCGAGCACCCGATTTCTTTAAAACTGATGAATATGGCAGACAAGCTGACTCTTTTCAATACTACGTTGATGCTGATGGGGGATTTCCTATCTTTAGGGGTACAGACAGTTACTACAGCAATTTAGAATCTATAATCCGGGGCGATGAGATTCATTTAGGGGGAGACGTTCGCATCCGCAATGCTTGGCCGCCTGACCCAGATAAGTCAGTAGGTTGGGGAGGTTGGGGGTCAACCCGCGGTTCTGTTCCCTACACCCTTTCAGGAAATGCCTTGTCACTTTTAGTCCCGTTACAGCTTATTGGTGACAGTGACGGTAAATTTAGCTATCGCTTAGAGTGGTATGAATATGGCGCTATGGATGGTTACACAGACGCAGAAACAGTTCCCGAACCTGTTACTGTTTTTGGTAGTTTTATGGCTTTAGGGGGTTTGGCAGCTTTTCAAAGAAAGAACAAGCAATTGAAAGGGCTGCGTTCGCGTTTTCGGTAG
- a CDS encoding HEAT repeat domain-containing protein, protein MLLKKLVSENNPQTVAELIHAQLKIGQLTWGELNTQLFGQHWRDESLHEVLREIAARLDKETASQIIEYLTDQNGQQEKFINLFLAAQCLLKVKNDVNQKTAQKLLNALKALSQYGTGFLILYQSAQELQETYQIRNRSIAAIAQTWKNDPQTLPWLKILAHSSDCGEVRATAVEAIARGWPDQPEIYLMLKNLAKSDGSWAVRSTCVREIACGWPDTSDTLPLLTALAQFDRSPAVRTAALEQLASNWPDRTDTLLLLRTAAESDENLGVRVCAWQKIAKGWHSLLGTVSLLKNLAQTGSSILRTVAVRELAAGWPAAADVCLLLKTLAESDSSKEVRTAALEELASHWPGEPDIYPLLKTKAESDASSSVRRAAVQAIASGWPGNAETLTFLKNIALGDRDADLREIALQQIAAGWPDHPETLPLLQKIADSEDYWTVRQVVVEAVATQASGSLEVFGWLQNLAESDRHLNVRETAVEEIAKRWSHRGETLPFLKSLVESEQDSHLQSVLVRSIVRGWPDDPETLPWLKIQLDSGEALVRQAAVLELAYNWPDNPETWMLLEAKAEGDESPAVRQMALQKLARARTNQSQTFEWLKSRSQNDEDSQVRAIALVELMRGWKDEPGMFEFLRDRALSDVDSQNGSFPYNPRFTALEAIIEHYPENPGVVPLLRSLAVSDAEEQVRALAGRRLRSQDW, encoded by the coding sequence ATGCTGTTAAAAAAACTTGTTTCCGAAAATAATCCCCAGACTGTAGCAGAGTTAATCCACGCACAACTCAAAATCGGTCAACTGACTTGGGGCGAACTCAACACACAACTTTTCGGCCAGCACTGGCGGGACGAATCTTTGCACGAAGTCCTCAGAGAAATTGCAGCGAGGCTCGACAAAGAAACAGCGAGCCAAATTATAGAATATCTCACAGATCAAAACGGTCAACAAGAAAAATTTATTAATTTGTTTTTAGCAGCGCAATGCCTGTTAAAAGTTAAAAATGATGTTAATCAAAAAACCGCCCAAAAACTGTTAAACGCTTTAAAAGCGTTATCGCAATACGGTACGGGTTTCCTGATTCTTTATCAAAGCGCTCAAGAATTGCAGGAAACTTATCAAATTCGCAATCGATCGATCGCCGCGATCGCCCAAACTTGGAAAAACGACCCGCAAACCCTGCCCTGGCTGAAAATACTCGCTCACTCCAGTGACTGCGGCGAAGTCCGAGCCACAGCAGTCGAAGCCATAGCCCGCGGTTGGCCAGACCAGCCAGAAATTTACCTGATGCTCAAAAACCTCGCCAAATCCGATGGAAGCTGGGCAGTGCGATCGACCTGCGTGCGAGAAATTGCTTGTGGTTGGCCAGACACGAGCGATACCTTGCCGCTGCTGACTGCCTTGGCTCAGTTCGATCGAAGTCCCGCAGTCCGCACCGCAGCACTCGAACAGTTAGCCTCTAATTGGCCCGATCGCACAGATACCTTGCTGCTGCTGAGAACCGCCGCCGAATCTGACGAAAATTTGGGAGTGCGAGTCTGTGCGTGGCAAAAAATAGCCAAAGGTTGGCACAGCCTTTTAGGCACGGTTTCCCTGCTCAAAAATCTTGCCCAGACAGGAAGTTCTATCCTGCGAACCGTAGCGGTGCGGGAGTTGGCAGCGGGCTGGCCCGCCGCAGCCGACGTTTGCCTGCTGCTGAAAACCCTAGCCGAATCCGACAGCAGCAAAGAAGTGCGGACAGCAGCCTTAGAAGAATTGGCCTCGCACTGGCCCGGCGAACCAGACATTTACCCGCTGCTGAAGACTAAAGCCGAGTCCGACGCGAGTTCGAGCGTCCGGCGGGCAGCAGTGCAAGCAATTGCCTCTGGCTGGCCCGGGAACGCCGAAACTCTGACTTTTTTGAAAAATATAGCATTGGGCGATCGCGACGCCGACCTGCGCGAAATAGCCCTACAACAGATAGCCGCAGGTTGGCCCGACCACCCAGAAACCCTGCCCCTGCTGCAAAAAATAGCTGATTCCGAGGATTACTGGACTGTGCGGCAAGTAGTAGTGGAGGCTGTCGCCACACAGGCGTCAGGCAGTCTCGAAGTCTTTGGCTGGTTGCAAAATCTCGCCGAGTCAGACAGACACCTGAACGTCCGAGAAACTGCGGTGGAAGAGATAGCAAAACGCTGGTCTCACCGGGGCGAGACGCTGCCTTTCCTCAAAAGCCTGGTCGAGTCGGAGCAAGATTCTCACCTGCAGAGCGTGTTGGTGCGATCGATCGTGCGGGGGTGGCCAGACGACCCGGAAACCTTGCCTTGGCTGAAAATTCAGCTCGATTCTGGGGAAGCGCTGGTGCGGCAAGCAGCGGTGCTTGAACTAGCTTACAACTGGCCGGACAATCCTGAAACTTGGATGCTGCTGGAGGCTAAAGCAGAGGGCGATGAGAGTCCGGCTGTCAGGCAAATGGCTTTGCAAAAGTTAGCCCGGGCGCGGACAAATCAGTCTCAAACTTTCGAGTGGCTCAAAAGTAGATCTCAAAACGATGAAGATTCGCAGGTGCGGGCGATCGCCCTGGTAGAGTTAATGCGGGGATGGAAAGACGAGCCGGGAATGTTTGAGTTTTTGCGCGATCGAGCTTTGAGCGATGTTGACAGTCAAAACGGTTCTTTTCCTTACAATCCCAGATTTACAGCACTCGAAGCGATTATCGAACATTATCCAGAAAATCCGGGAGTTGTGCCCTTGTTGCGATCGCTTGCAGTTTCCGACGCAGAAGAGCAAGTGCGGGCCTTAGCGGGTCGCCGGCTACGCAGCCAAGACTGGTAA
- a CDS encoding IS5 family transposase (programmed frameshift), translated as MKNQSYLNLTSHQFKRRFGVKIETLKVMVQALEEFRSENHKDRRGRGTILTLEEQVLVALEYWREYRTYFHIATNWGVSESTSSRIVIDIESTLMKTGKFRLPGKKALLKNSDYPAVVAIDVTETAIERPKKKQKKYYSGKKKCHTLKTQLVINQETGAIICTAFGQGHCHDFSLFKKSKIHFHPETDSLQDSGYQGIKDYHSNSYIPRKKPKNGKLSLLEKDYNRALAQERIVIEHVNRSLKIFKILSSRYRNRRRRYGLRCNLLSAIYNYELALGGLN; from the exons ATGAAAAATCAATCTTATCTAAATTTGACATCTCATCAATTTAAACGTAGATTTGGTGTCAAAATTGAAACTTTAAAAGTAATGGTTCAAGCCTTGGAAGAATTCAGGTCAGAAAATCATAAAGACAGAAGAGGGCGTGGGACCATCCTAACTCTTGAAGAACAGGTCTTAGTTGCATTGGAATATTGGCGAGAATATCGAACATATTTTCATATTGCGACAAATTGGGGAGTATCTGAATCAACC AGCAGCCGGATTGTAATTGACATCGAATCAACTTTAATGAAAACTGGAAAATTCCGTCTTCCTGGGAAAAAAGCATTACTCAAAAACTCTGATTATCCAGCAGTCGTGGCGATCGATGTCACAGAAACAGCTATTGAACGACCAAAAAAAAAACAGAAAAAATATTATTCAGGCAAGAAGAAATGTCATACCCTCAAAACTCAATTGGTCATTAATCAAGAGACAGGAGCAATTATTTGCACTGCTTTTGGGCAAGGACATTGCCACGATTTTAGCTTATTTAAAAAAAGTAAAATCCATTTTCATCCCGAAACAGATAGCTTACAAGATAGTGGGTATCAAGGCATAAAAGATTATCATTCCAATAGTTATATTCCTAGAAAGAAACCTAAAAATGGGAAACTTTCTCTCTTAGAAAAAGACTACAATCGAGCTCTAGCACAAGAAAGAATTGTTATTGAACACGTTAACCGGAGTCTGAAAATTTTTAAAATCTTGTCGAGTCGTTATCGGAATCGTCGCCGCCGTTATGGTCTGCGTTGTAATTTGTTATCAGCAATTTATAATTATGAGTTAGCTCTAGGGGGATTAAATTGA
- the argJ gene encoding bifunctional ornithine acetyltransferase/N-acetylglutamate synthase, translating to MSDWKEIDGGVTAARGYRASGITAGLKPSGLPDLSLILSEVDAIAAGVFTTSTVRAACVDYCRQRLQAKPSAKAILCNAGQANAATGEQGLADALESAKLLGEALNIPPESILLASTGVIGQRIKMEPLRAGIPRLVAEASETGSDAAAKAICTTDLVPKTIALETMFGDRPVRIGGICKGSGMIHPNMATMLAFVTCDAAVSSHLWQEMLTRAANRSFNQITVDGDTSTNDSLIALANGQSRTPAITEMGADAEKLEAMLTEVCVHLAKAIARDGEGATCLVEVQVSGALDEVSASKIAKTIVGSSLVKAAIFGRDPNWGRIAAAAGRAGVPFDQENLRIQLGDFLMMENGQPKEFDRAAASNYMKAAAEGEYLKADTVVIQVSVGNGSGFAKAWGCDLSYDYVKINAEYTT from the coding sequence ATGTCGGACTGGAAAGAAATTGACGGCGGAGTTACAGCAGCCAGAGGGTATCGAGCATCGGGAATTACAGCGGGTTTGAAGCCTTCAGGCTTGCCGGATTTAAGTTTAATTTTGTCAGAGGTAGACGCGATCGCCGCCGGAGTCTTCACCACATCGACTGTCCGGGCCGCTTGCGTGGACTACTGCCGCCAGCGTTTGCAAGCTAAACCCAGCGCGAAAGCAATTTTGTGCAATGCGGGACAAGCTAATGCTGCTACTGGCGAACAAGGTTTGGCAGATGCCCTCGAAAGTGCCAAATTGTTGGGAGAAGCGCTGAATATTCCTCCAGAATCGATTCTTTTGGCCTCCACTGGCGTCATCGGACAGCGGATTAAAATGGAGCCGCTGAGGGCGGGAATTCCCCGATTAGTTGCTGAGGCATCGGAAACTGGTTCCGATGCGGCGGCTAAGGCTATTTGTACGACGGATTTAGTGCCGAAAACGATCGCCCTAGAAACAATGTTTGGCGATCGACCCGTCCGCATCGGCGGCATTTGCAAAGGTTCGGGAATGATTCACCCAAATATGGCAACAATGCTGGCATTTGTAACTTGCGATGCAGCAGTGTCGTCGCATTTGTGGCAAGAAATGCTGACTCGGGCGGCTAACAGAAGTTTCAATCAAATTACTGTTGACGGAGATACCAGTACCAACGACTCGCTAATTGCTTTAGCAAACGGTCAATCCCGCACGCCGGCAATTACGGAAATGGGGGCAGATGCTGAAAAATTAGAGGCGATGCTGACAGAAGTTTGCGTGCATTTAGCAAAGGCGATCGCCCGTGACGGCGAAGGTGCAACTTGTTTGGTAGAAGTGCAAGTTAGCGGCGCGCTGGATGAAGTTTCTGCGAGTAAAATTGCCAAAACAATTGTCGGTTCTTCTTTGGTGAAAGCTGCTATTTTCGGACGCGATCCGAATTGGGGCAGAATTGCGGCGGCGGCTGGGCGCGCTGGCGTACCTTTCGATCAAGAGAATTTGCGGATTCAATTAGGGGATTTTTTAATGATGGAAAACGGACAACCTAAAGAGTTCGATCGCGCTGCTGCAAGTAATTATATGAAAGCGGCTGCGGAGGGAGAATATTTGAAGGCTGATACGGTTGTAATTCAAGTTAGTGTCGGGAATGGCAGCGGTTTTGCGAAAGCTTGGGGATGCGATTTGAGTTACGACTACGTGAAGATTAATGCGGAGTATACGACTTAA
- the rpsF gene encoding 30S ribosomal protein S6 produces MKPFIYETMYILRPDLGEEMTDQAIAKYQTILRDQGAENIETQHRGKRRLAYEIGKHRDGVYVQMNYTAPGAAIFTLERAMRLSEEVIRYLTIKQDVPDAPEAEAEAEVAE; encoded by the coding sequence ATGAAACCGTTTATTTACGAAACTATGTACATTCTGCGCCCTGATTTGGGTGAGGAAATGACAGACCAGGCGATCGCTAAATATCAAACTATTTTGCGCGATCAAGGTGCTGAAAACATCGAAACTCAGCACCGCGGCAAGCGCCGTTTGGCTTACGAAATCGGCAAGCACCGGGACGGAGTATACGTTCAAATGAACTATACAGCTCCGGGCGCTGCAATTTTTACCCTGGAGCGCGCGATGCGTCTGAGCGAAGAAGTGATTCGCTATTTGACTATCAAGCAGGATGTGCCAGATGCACCTGAAGCGGAAGCGGAAGCGGAAGTCGCCGAGTAG